One stretch of Theropithecus gelada isolate Dixy chromosome 12, Tgel_1.0, whole genome shotgun sequence DNA includes these proteins:
- the SP140 gene encoding nuclear body protein SP140 isoform X5, with protein MAQRGQQGQMASGDSNLNSRMVTDIQNTEDQNLQEQVCPEPIFRFFREHKVEIASAITRPFPFLMGLRDRSFISEQMYEHFQEAFRNLVPVTRVMYCVLSELEKTFGWSHLEALFSRINLMAYPDLNEIYRSFQNENLSFSAVLCQLVSPNEDWRSHEESPVHTDTLRRSCI; from the exons ATGGCCCAGCGGGGCCAGCAGGGGCAGATGGCAAGTGGAGACAGCAATCTCAACTCCAG AATGGTCACAGATATACAGAACACAGAGGATCAGAACCTGCAGGAGCAGGTTTGCCCTGAGCCCATTTTCAGGTTCTTCAGAGAACACAAGGTAGAGATTGCAAGTGCAATAACAAGACCATTTCCTTTCCTTATGGGCCTCCGAGACCGCTCCTTCATCTCTGAGCAGATGTATGAA cattttcaaGAAGCTTTTAGAAACCTGGTCCCAGTGACAAGAGTGATGTATTGTGTACTCAGTGAACTGGAGAAGACGTTTGGCTGGTCACATCTGGAAGCATTGTTCAGCAGGATTAACCTGATGGCCTATCCTGATTTAAACGAGATTTATAGAAGCTTCCAAAATG AAAATTTATCATTCAGTGCAGTCCTGTGTCAACTTGTTTCTCCAAACGAAGACTGGAGAAGTCACGAAGAGAGCCCAGTACATACTGATACACTGAGGAGGAGCTGCATATGA